From the Bradyrhizobium sp. CCGUVB1N3 genome, one window contains:
- the trbI gene encoding IncP-type conjugal transfer protein TrbI: protein MAQSLKLGGSPDAEEARGIRRLNRLPIIVAIVLVVVFFAVIFYGLTSRGLYFRRNAGIETASSNPASTYADQLKKGVSNGIIGDQTEAQTFQPAPPQPDTPKPANNPFSGRQQTEARAASQLESEELWRARLDREAHEQYLRERQRERMARVQAGDAAHDSPLAINLSKLQTASATATSNTAPVKTTTPVVGGGASDLYAAALRAGLGIQNIDPNGQTAKEDFFNADLKKLGYLPNKVVTPTSAYELKRGSVIPATLITGINSDLPGRITAQVSQNVYDSATGHHPLIPQGARLLGRYDSKISFGQSRVLVVWTDIIFPNGSTLQIGGMAGTDAEGYGGFNDEVDNHYFQVFGSAILIAAIGAGIDMSVPASSPYGYRQTPSDAARNSFAESFGRVAEQTISKNMNVQPTLEIRPGYVFNVLVDQDMVFPGAYRG, encoded by the coding sequence ATGGCGCAATCCCTGAAGCTCGGCGGCAGCCCGGATGCAGAGGAGGCAAGAGGAATCCGCCGTCTCAACCGCTTGCCGATCATCGTCGCGATCGTGCTGGTGGTCGTGTTCTTTGCCGTGATTTTCTACGGCCTGACGTCGCGCGGACTGTACTTCCGACGCAACGCCGGCATCGAGACGGCCTCGTCCAATCCGGCCTCGACCTACGCCGATCAACTGAAGAAAGGCGTCTCCAACGGCATCATCGGAGATCAGACCGAAGCGCAAACGTTCCAGCCCGCCCCACCGCAGCCCGACACGCCAAAGCCGGCCAACAATCCCTTTTCCGGCCGACAACAGACCGAGGCAAGGGCGGCATCACAGCTCGAGTCCGAAGAATTGTGGCGGGCGCGCCTCGATCGAGAAGCGCATGAGCAATATCTGCGGGAGCGACAGCGCGAGCGAATGGCGCGCGTGCAGGCGGGTGATGCCGCCCATGACTCACCCCTCGCCATCAATCTGAGCAAGCTCCAGACAGCCTCTGCGACGGCGACGAGCAACACGGCGCCGGTAAAGACGACAACACCTGTCGTTGGCGGCGGGGCGTCTGATCTCTATGCGGCGGCGCTGCGTGCCGGCCTCGGCATACAGAACATCGATCCAAACGGACAGACGGCGAAAGAGGATTTCTTCAACGCGGATCTCAAGAAGCTCGGCTACTTGCCCAATAAGGTGGTCACGCCGACGTCCGCTTACGAATTGAAGCGCGGCTCGGTCATTCCCGCAACGCTGATCACTGGCATCAATTCCGACCTTCCCGGACGCATCACGGCCCAGGTCAGTCAGAACGTCTACGACAGCGCGACCGGCCATCACCCGTTGATCCCGCAGGGCGCCAGGCTCCTCGGCCGTTACGACTCCAAGATCTCGTTCGGCCAAAGCCGCGTCCTTGTGGTCTGGACCGACATCATCTTCCCGAACGGCTCGACCCTCCAGATCGGCGGCATGGCCGGCACCGATGCCGAAGGCTATGGCGGCTTCAATGACGAGGTCGACAATCATTATTTCCAGGTGTTCGGCTCGGCGATCCTGATTGCCGCAATTGGCGCTGGCATCGACATGTCCGTGCCGGCAAGTTCGCCGTACGGATATCGACAGACACCCTCGGATGCCGCGCGCAACAGTTTTGCTGAGTCGTTCGGCCGCGTCGCCGAACAGACGATCAGCAAGAATATGAACGTCCAGCCGACACTCGAGATTCGACCGGGCTATGTGTTCAACGTCCTCGTCGACCAAGACATGGTGTTTCCGGGGGCTTACAGAGGATGA
- the trbH gene encoding conjugal transfer protein TrbH: MRSISLRRRIAVLSLLSLSLAGCASLGSGRLVASSAPPELSGPAASAIAGDMVTKFAEQVGPGTGTIILKPDGSPFGQALVTSLKSWGYAVATDQKTGAEKTIPLAYVLESYDGQVLARLSTGSVELGRAYSATAAGASPASPVSVMQRG; this comes from the coding sequence ATGCGCTCCATCTCCTTGAGACGCCGGATTGCCGTTCTCTCTTTGCTCAGCCTGTCGCTCGCCGGATGCGCGTCGTTGGGAAGTGGCCGCCTGGTCGCGAGTTCAGCGCCACCTGAGCTCTCCGGCCCTGCCGCCTCCGCGATCGCCGGCGACATGGTGACGAAATTCGCCGAACAGGTCGGTCCAGGCACCGGCACGATCATCCTGAAACCCGATGGCTCGCCCTTCGGCCAGGCGCTGGTGACGTCCCTCAAGAGCTGGGGCTATGCGGTGGCGACCGACCAGAAGACCGGGGCTGAGAAGACGATCCCGCTTGCTTACGTGCTCGAGTCCTATGACGGTCAGGTCCTGGCGCGGTTGTCGACCGGCAGCGTCGAGCTCGGCCGCGCCTATTCAGCGACGGCGGCGGGTGCGTCGCCGGCAAGTCCGGTCTCCGTCATGCAGCGCGGGTAG
- the trbG gene encoding P-type conjugative transfer protein TrbG, which translates to MYPNTMTIGFKIGTLFATSAFGVLLADASAHAQAMNVKERKGTNISSQWRGSTGLVTRGADGKVIFLFGEVQPSVVCSPLEVCDIELQAGEVVRDVLVGDTVRWKVEPATSGAVGGQAIHLIVKPAEPGLVTSMVVTTSRRTYHIQLKSNATQYMARVGFEYPEDVGSRLADVNARLGSDTIPGAGVPAEQLNFGYSVSGSASWRPTRVYSDGVKTYIQFPSSLSGGDAPVLFVVSGGQNRIVNYRLKDDMMVVDYQIDTAILVSGVGFWNQDKVTIRRGG; encoded by the coding sequence ATGTATCCAAACACAATGACAATCGGGTTCAAGATTGGCACTCTTTTTGCGACTTCCGCCTTTGGCGTGCTGCTGGCCGATGCCAGCGCACACGCGCAGGCAATGAACGTCAAGGAGCGAAAAGGCACGAACATCTCGAGCCAGTGGCGGGGATCGACCGGACTCGTGACGCGCGGAGCGGACGGCAAGGTGATCTTCCTGTTCGGCGAGGTGCAGCCCTCCGTCGTCTGCTCGCCGCTCGAGGTGTGCGACATCGAGCTGCAGGCGGGCGAAGTCGTGCGCGATGTGTTGGTCGGCGACACCGTGCGCTGGAAAGTGGAGCCGGCGACGTCGGGCGCCGTCGGCGGCCAAGCCATCCACCTGATCGTCAAACCCGCCGAGCCGGGGCTCGTCACCTCGATGGTGGTGACGACCTCGCGACGAACGTATCATATTCAGCTCAAGTCGAACGCGACCCAATATATGGCGCGTGTCGGTTTCGAATATCCCGAGGATGTCGGCAGCAGGCTCGCCGACGTCAACGCCCGGCTCGGTTCCGACACCATTCCGGGCGCCGGCGTTCCGGCCGAGCAGTTGAACTTCGGCTACAGCGTGAGCGGCAGCGCCTCGTGGCGGCCGACGCGCGTCTACAGCGACGGCGTCAAGACTTACATCCAGTTTCCCTCGTCGCTCTCCGGAGGGGATGCCCCAGTCCTGTTCGTCGTGTCGGGCGGCCAAAACCGCATCGTCAACTATCGGCTGAAGGACGACATGATGGTGGTGGACTATCAGATCGACACCGCCATTCTGGTGTCCGGCGTCGGCTTTTGGAATCAGGACAAGGTAACGATCCGGAGGGGAGGCTGA
- a CDS encoding conjugal transfer protein TrbF: protein MAALNPPDNPYLAARQEWNERYGSYVKAAAAWRMVGIIAMVIAVIGFAYALFQSTQVKLVPYIVEVDKLGTAMSAGYPQQIEYADPRVVRAALGSLVSNFRSVTPDAVVQKQYIDRTYALLRTSDPATQKINDWFRSNSPFEKAKTTTVAVEVNNIVALSNQSYQIDWTEFERDRKGKEIGAHRFRGIATVTLTPPQDEQTIRLNPIGLYLRDFDWTAQL, encoded by the coding sequence ATGGCCGCGCTAAATCCCCCCGACAATCCCTATCTCGCTGCGCGCCAGGAATGGAACGAGCGCTACGGCTCCTATGTGAAGGCTGCCGCCGCATGGCGCATGGTCGGCATCATCGCCATGGTGATCGCCGTGATCGGCTTCGCCTACGCACTGTTCCAGAGCACGCAGGTCAAGCTCGTGCCTTACATCGTCGAGGTCGACAAACTCGGCACGGCCATGAGCGCCGGCTATCCGCAGCAGATCGAATATGCCGATCCCCGCGTGGTGCGCGCGGCGCTCGGAAGCCTGGTCTCGAACTTCCGCTCGGTGACGCCCGATGCTGTGGTGCAGAAGCAATACATCGATCGCACCTATGCGCTGTTGCGGACTTCCGATCCCGCCACGCAGAAGATCAACGACTGGTTCCGCAGCAACTCGCCGTTCGAGAAGGCCAAGACGACGACGGTCGCTGTCGAGGTCAACAACATCGTCGCCCTGTCCAACCAGTCCTACCAGATCGACTGGACCGAATTCGAGCGCGACAGGAAGGGGAAGGAAATCGGCGCGCACCGCTTTCGCGGCATCGCCACGGTCACGCTGACTCCGCCCCAGGACGAGCAGACTATCCGGCTCAATCCGATCGGGCTTTACCTGCGTGATTTCGACTGGACGGCGCAACTATGA
- the trbL gene encoding P-type conjugative transfer protein TrbL: MQKLKPGLVLIGAIGLIVVAHPALAQQDGSVLTTLENSVTTAAKGWQTTVMQAAKSLFWILAGIEVGIAAVWLAIQTATLDAWFAEMVRRIMFIGFFAFVLDQGFTFAKAVVDSLYQIGAGGGSASPADVFNAGLKVASAMSQNAQFGLFQDNALAIASVFAMVIVVIAFSLVAAIFVAVMVEMYVGLLAGMIMLGLGGSSFTKDFAIRYLVYAFSVGMKLMALVMIAKIGSDALLNLANQTGTGNDAFVGTLAIGGISVVVFIISMYVPSIVQGVVQGVSVGSGMEVAKHAGQAASFAAGGAALAMGGARAGAAGFSAARADGASFGAAALKAMTGGVGAAGGALASAARDQAIGAPGSFGTSTLGLANAKLDQRQPRNGSGAKS, encoded by the coding sequence GTGCAGAAACTCAAACCGGGGCTCGTTCTGATTGGCGCGATCGGACTCATCGTCGTTGCGCATCCTGCCTTGGCGCAACAGGACGGCAGCGTTCTCACGACGTTGGAAAATTCGGTGACGACGGCCGCCAAGGGCTGGCAGACAACCGTCATGCAGGCGGCGAAGTCGCTGTTCTGGATCCTCGCGGGGATCGAGGTCGGCATCGCCGCGGTCTGGCTCGCCATTCAGACTGCGACACTTGACGCCTGGTTCGCCGAGATGGTGCGGCGGATCATGTTCATCGGCTTCTTCGCCTTCGTGCTCGACCAGGGCTTTACGTTCGCGAAGGCTGTCGTCGACAGCCTCTATCAGATTGGCGCGGGCGGTGGCTCGGCCTCGCCGGCGGATGTGTTCAACGCCGGGCTCAAGGTCGCCTCCGCCATGTCGCAGAATGCGCAGTTCGGCCTGTTCCAGGACAATGCGCTCGCCATCGCGTCCGTGTTCGCCATGGTGATCGTGGTGATCGCCTTCTCGCTGGTCGCGGCGATCTTCGTCGCCGTGATGGTCGAGATGTATGTCGGCCTGCTCGCCGGCATGATCATGCTCGGTCTCGGCGGCTCGTCCTTCACCAAGGATTTTGCCATCCGCTATCTCGTCTATGCCTTCTCGGTCGGCATGAAGCTGATGGCGCTGGTGATGATCGCCAAGATCGGCTCCGACGCCTTGTTGAACCTCGCCAACCAGACCGGTACCGGCAACGACGCCTTCGTCGGGACACTGGCGATCGGCGGCATCTCGGTCGTCGTCTTCATCATCTCGATGTATGTGCCGAGCATCGTGCAAGGCGTCGTGCAGGGCGTCTCCGTCGGCAGTGGCATGGAGGTCGCGAAGCATGCCGGACAGGCGGCAAGCTTCGCTGCCGGCGGCGCCGCGCTCGCCATGGGAGGGGCGCGGGCAGGGGCTGCGGGCTTCAGCGCGGCGCGGGCCGATGGCGCCTCATTCGGCGCGGCTGCGCTAAAGGCCATGACGGGAGGCGTCGGAGCGGCAGGCGGCGCGCTCGCCTCCGCCGCCCGCGATCAGGCCATCGGCGCGCCGGGCTCGTTCGGCACGTCGACCTTAGGCCTTGCCAACGCCAAGCTCGATCAGCGCCAGCCACGAAACGGATCGGGCGCAAAGAGCTGA
- the trbK gene encoding entry exclusion protein TrbK translates to MKRSAIIIVVIAISACAAGAWLFVAPHSSSQGATQRGSEFFKPPQDYKTSGGQPMKPRW, encoded by the coding sequence GTGAAACGATCTGCGATCATCATCGTCGTTATCGCGATCAGCGCCTGCGCCGCAGGCGCGTGGTTGTTCGTCGCACCGCACAGCTCGTCCCAAGGTGCAACGCAGCGTGGGAGCGAGTTTTTCAAGCCGCCGCAGGACTACAAGACGTCCGGCGGTCAGCCGATGAAACCACGCTGGTAG